The window GCAGACTGGGCAGGAAATGGTATTCTCCGGAGGGGGAAGGGATCTATGCCTCGCTGATCCTGAGGCCCAGGATCCCTCCAAGCGAGGCTCCCCGAATCACCTTCCTCGCGGCCGTGGCCGTGGCGGAGGCCGTCATGGAGGCCTCATCACTTGACGTCAAGATCAAGTGGCCGAACGATCTTCTCGTCAATGGCAGGAAATTGGCGGGCATTCTCACGGAGATCGCGACCGAGATGGACGCAGTCGAATACCTGGTTCTCGGCCTCGGTCTTAACGTCAACACCCGGTCATTCCCCGCCAGCCTGAAAACCCGGGCCACTTCACTACTCCGGGAGACCGGCGCGGAATTCTCGAGGACTTCCTTGATCCAGGGCTTCCTTCGCTGGTGTGAGAAGTATTACGGGATCTTCCAGGAGAGCGGTTTCGATCCAATCCTGCACCGCTGGAAACAACTCTCCCTTTTGATGGGAAAGAGGGTCAGGGTGGAGACGGTCGGTGGAATACTTGCCGGAACGGCCACCGATGTAGACCCGAGCGGGTGCCTGATCTTGGTCGATGATCGGGGCGAAGAACACCGCATCTTCTCTGGAGACATCCTGAG is drawn from Deltaproteobacteria bacterium and contains these coding sequences:
- a CDS encoding biotin--[acetyl-CoA-carboxylase] ligase translates to MSIREILLDSLKCQKGRWVSGEALSSRLSVSRAAIWKHIRGLREEGYEILSSPKKGYLLEKIPDRPFPREILEGLNTRRFGKEKIHHFEVTDSTNRVSKDLAAAGAPEGTLVVAEAQGKGRGRLGRKWYSPEGEGIYASLILRPRIPPSEAPRITFLAAVAVAEAVMEASSLDVKIKWPNDLLVNGRKLAGILTEIATEMDAVEYLVLGLGLNVNTRSFPASLKTRATSLLRETGAEFSRTSLIQGFLRWCEKYYGIFQESGFDPILHRWKQLSLLMGKRVRVETVGGILAGTATDVDPSGCLILVDDRGEEHRIFSGDILSGRPSTTRRSRNLTEKGDKQ